Proteins from a single region of Thermococcus sp. CX2:
- a CDS encoding SDR family oxidoreductase — MSVEIDLKGLGVIVTASSRGIGFNVARELLKRNARVVISSRSEENLKKALDELSPFGEVYAVKTNLCDQRGLENLVKESRELLGGVDALVWNAGNVRCEPCLLHEAGYDDWIEAAKLHAVAPGYLTTLLVQTWLEGKRKGVLVYLNSVSIKEPMPPLVLADVTRAGLVQLAKSVSRTYGKHGIRAYSVLLGSFDTPGARENLKAVAESRGETFEETWEREVLGRTPLHRTGRWDELGSLVAFLLSDEAEYMLGSTVVIDGVMTRGINL; from the coding sequence TAGACCTCAAGGGCCTGGGTGTGATAGTCACGGCCTCATCACGCGGAATAGGGTTCAACGTGGCGCGGGAACTGTTGAAGAGGAACGCGAGAGTCGTTATAAGCTCACGGAGCGAGGAGAACCTGAAGAAAGCCCTCGACGAGCTCTCTCCCTTCGGAGAAGTCTACGCAGTTAAGACCAACCTCTGCGACCAGCGGGGCCTGGAGAACCTCGTCAAGGAGTCCCGGGAGCTTTTAGGTGGAGTTGATGCCCTCGTCTGGAATGCCGGAAACGTCCGCTGCGAGCCGTGCCTCCTCCACGAGGCGGGCTATGATGACTGGATTGAGGCCGCGAAGCTCCACGCAGTTGCCCCAGGCTACCTGACGACCCTCCTCGTCCAGACGTGGCTTGAAGGGAAAAGAAAGGGAGTGCTCGTTTACCTCAACTCCGTCTCGATAAAGGAGCCAATGCCACCGCTGGTTCTGGCGGACGTTACGAGGGCCGGCCTTGTTCAGCTGGCGAAGAGCGTTTCAAGAACATACGGAAAGCACGGAATAAGGGCCTACAGCGTTCTGCTCGGCAGCTTCGATACGCCTGGCGCACGGGAGAACCTCAAGGCCGTTGCCGAGTCGAGGGGCGAGACCTTTGAGGAGACCTGGGAGCGGGAAGTGCTTGGCAGAACGCCCCTCCACAGAACCGGCAGATGGGACGAGCTCGGCTCACTCGTAGCTTTTCTCCTGAGCGATGAGGCAGAGTACATGCTCGGCTCGACAGTGGTCATAGACGGGGTAATGACGAGGGGGATAAATCTTTAA